From a single Azospirillum fermentarium genomic region:
- a CDS encoding MOSC domain-containing protein: MNVANILRYPVKGLSAQELPRTTVTVGGGLPLDRRYALLLGTLTPEVGLPEEGGWRPKTDFLALDRHERLAALHTDFDPDTHMLVIRRNGKPVSRGRLDQPMGRTLVEQFFTAYMAGSVPGVPRIQEAGETFAFSDVREPLVSILNLASVQDIERVAKQPVDPHRFRANLWLDGVPAWGERSWIGRTLCIGDARLEVTAPIGRCPATEVNPQTGARDLNVVQTLKRGYGHAHCGVYARVVAGGSIATGDGVTLA, translated from the coding sequence ATGAACGTTGCCAACATCCTGCGCTATCCCGTGAAGGGGCTGAGCGCGCAAGAACTGCCCCGGACCACCGTGACCGTGGGCGGAGGCTTGCCGCTCGACCGCCGTTACGCCTTGCTTCTGGGCACCCTGACGCCGGAGGTCGGGTTGCCGGAGGAGGGCGGGTGGCGTCCCAAGACCGATTTCCTGGCGCTGGACCGTCACGAACGGCTGGCGGCGCTGCACACCGATTTCGACCCCGACACCCACATGCTGGTGATCCGCCGCAACGGCAAGCCGGTGTCCCGCGGGCGCCTGGACCAGCCCATGGGCCGGACACTGGTGGAACAGTTCTTCACCGCCTACATGGCCGGCTCGGTCCCCGGTGTGCCGCGGATCCAGGAGGCGGGAGAGACGTTCGCCTTCAGCGATGTCCGCGAGCCGCTGGTGTCCATCCTCAATCTCGCCAGCGTGCAGGACATCGAGCGGGTGGCGAAACAGCCGGTGGACCCTCACCGCTTCCGCGCCAACCTGTGGCTGGACGGCGTGCCGGCGTGGGGGGAACGGTCGTGGATCGGCCGCACGCTGTGCATCGGCGATGCGCGGCTGGAGGTCACCGCCCCCATCGGCCGCTGCCCGGCGACCGAGGTCAACCCCCAGACCGGCGCGCGTGACCTGAACGTGGTGCAGACGCTCAAACGCGGGTATGGTCACGCCCACTGCGGCGTCTATGCCCGTGTGGTGGCCGGCGGGTCCATCGCCACCGGCGACGGGGTGACGCTCGCCTGA
- the mreC gene encoding rod shape-determining protein MreC → MKSRTSGSVVRLAAPLRALAQRFTFLLLALASVALMMVGKVEAPVVDDVRARVTDAFAPILDALSRPAATAARVVEAVADHQNVYEENQRLKAENARLMQWHQAALRLEAENASLHALLRFTPEPPASAITARVIAAPGGSFYRTVVVTAGRRDGVKKGQAAVAGNGMVGRVVEVGEWSSRVLLITDLNARIPVTLEQSRQRAVLAGDNSDQPKLLYLPPEAPVTVGERVVTSGHGGVFPAGIPIGVVASSGERGVKVQPLADLSRVEHLRLIDYGTGGPLGEGDAAPRESK, encoded by the coding sequence GTGAAGTCACGAACCTCCGGATCCGTTGTCCGTCTGGCCGCCCCGTTGCGAGCCCTGGCGCAGCGTTTCACGTTCCTGCTTCTGGCGCTTGCCTCCGTCGCCCTGATGATGGTGGGCAAGGTGGAGGCGCCGGTGGTGGACGATGTGCGTGCACGGGTGACCGATGCTTTCGCACCCATCCTCGACGCCCTGTCCCGCCCGGCGGCCACCGCCGCGCGGGTGGTGGAGGCGGTGGCCGACCACCAGAACGTCTACGAGGAAAACCAGCGGCTGAAGGCGGAGAACGCCCGGTTGATGCAATGGCATCAGGCGGCCCTGCGGCTGGAGGCGGAGAACGCCAGCCTGCACGCGCTGCTGCGCTTCACCCCCGAACCGCCGGCCTCGGCCATCACCGCCCGCGTCATCGCCGCCCCCGGCGGCTCGTTCTACCGCACCGTGGTGGTCACCGCCGGCCGCCGCGACGGGGTGAAGAAGGGGCAGGCCGCGGTGGCCGGCAACGGCATGGTGGGCCGGGTGGTGGAGGTGGGCGAGTGGTCGTCCCGCGTGCTGCTCATCACCGACCTCAACGCCCGCATCCCGGTCACGCTGGAACAGTCGCGCCAGCGCGCCGTGCTGGCCGGCGACAATTCCGACCAGCCCAAGCTTTTGTACCTGCCGCCGGAAGCGCCGGTGACGGTGGGCGAGCGGGTGGTCACCTCCGGCCACGGCGGGGTGTTTCCCGCCGGCATCCCCATCGGGGTGGTGGCGTCCTCGGGCGAGCGGGGGGTGAAGGTGCAGCCCCTGGCCGACCTGTCGCGGGTGGAACACCTGCGGCTGATCGACTATGGCACCGGCGGCCCGCTGGGCGAGGGTGACGCCGCCCCGCGCGAGAGCAAATGA
- a CDS encoding DNA alkylation repair protein, with the protein MAAVPPDRLAALNAGTAEARTLAECLAVDQAALARVVTGDETVVRTAADAKALGISRQMAAVGAVLAASVPADALERLAAHPSDTVRGWAAFAVGQAGEVPLERRLAAQRRFAADPHFGVREWAWLAVRPFVLQDIGAAIAALVPWTADPDANIRRFAVEATRPRGVWCGHCAALKRDPSPGLVLLAPLRADPARYVQDSVANWLNDAAKTAPDWVRAVCAGWDGAGNPATARIIQRAMRSLSKG; encoded by the coding sequence ATGGCCGCCGTACCCCCCGACCGTCTGGCCGCCCTCAACGCCGGCACCGCCGAGGCGCGCACGCTGGCCGAATGTCTGGCGGTGGATCAGGCGGCGCTGGCCCGCGTGGTGACCGGGGACGAGACCGTCGTCCGCACCGCGGCGGACGCCAAGGCGCTGGGCATCAGCCGGCAGATGGCGGCGGTGGGGGCGGTTCTGGCCGCGTCGGTGCCCGCCGACGCGCTGGAACGGCTGGCCGCCCATCCGTCCGACACCGTGCGCGGCTGGGCGGCCTTCGCCGTCGGGCAGGCGGGGGAGGTGCCGCTGGAGCGGCGGCTGGCGGCCCAGCGGCGCTTTGCCGCCGATCCCCATTTCGGCGTGCGGGAATGGGCGTGGCTGGCGGTGCGGCCCTTTGTGCTGCAGGACATCGGTGCGGCCATCGCTGCCCTGGTGCCGTGGACCGCTGATCCCGACGCCAACATCCGCCGCTTCGCGGTGGAAGCCACCCGGCCCCGCGGCGTGTGGTGCGGGCATTGCGCCGCGTTGAAGCGCGACCCGTCGCCCGGTCTGGTGCTGCTGGCGCCGCTGCGGGCCGATCCGGCGCGCTATGTGCAGGATTCCGTCGCCAACTGGCTGAACGATGCGGCCAAGACCGCCCCCGATTGGGTGCGGGCCGTGTGCGCCGGCTGGGACGGTGCCGGCAACCCCGCCACCGCCCGCATCATCCAAAGGGCGATGCGTTCCCTGTCCAAAGGGTAG
- the phoU gene encoding phosphate signaling complex protein PhoU, whose amino-acid sequence MKHPTPHIVSSFEEALAKLRSGVVEMAGVAEIQIDRAVDCLSQRDPALAGAVVRDDGSLDRAEQRIEADAMRLLCLRGPVADDLREVMAALKIAGNLERVGDYAANIAKRAGALGPQGDAAAAAGLAKLGRLVRERLATVINAYVDGDAATALDVWRHDDDVDTLYTSLCEGVVHEAGSHPERFAVHMHLLFIAKNLERIGDHATNIAEVVYFLATGQPLSEDRPKADHTSETLPE is encoded by the coding sequence ATGAAGCACCCTACCCCTCACATCGTTTCCTCCTTTGAAGAGGCGCTGGCCAAGCTCAGGTCCGGCGTCGTGGAGATGGCCGGCGTGGCTGAGATCCAGATCGACCGCGCCGTCGATTGCCTGTCCCAGCGCGACCCCGCCCTGGCCGGGGCGGTGGTGCGCGACGACGGGTCGCTGGACCGCGCCGAGCAGCGCATCGAGGCGGACGCCATGCGGCTGTTGTGCCTGCGCGGCCCCGTCGCCGACGACCTGCGCGAGGTGATGGCGGCGCTGAAGATCGCCGGCAACCTGGAACGGGTGGGCGATTACGCCGCCAACATCGCCAAGCGGGCCGGCGCGCTGGGGCCCCAGGGGGATGCCGCCGCCGCCGCCGGGCTGGCCAAGCTGGGCCGGCTGGTGCGTGAACGGCTGGCCACCGTCATCAACGCCTATGTGGACGGCGATGCCGCCACCGCGCTGGACGTGTGGCGCCACGACGACGACGTGGACACCCTCTACACCAGCCTGTGCGAAGGCGTGGTGCACGAAGCCGGCAGCCATCCCGAGCGCTTTGCCGTCCACATGCACCTGCTGTTCATCGCCAAGAACCTGGAACGCATCGGCGATCACGCCACCAACATCGCCGAGGTGGTCTATTTCCTGGCCACCGGCCAGCCCTTGTCGGAAGACCGGCCCAAGGCCGACCACACGTCGGAAACCTTGCCGGAGTAA
- a CDS encoding Crp/Fnr family transcriptional regulator → MVAGDDTGWLAAFPPLTALEPEALGLLRAQARRMVVSRGTVVFTPGALCRHFMLVLDGAIRVQMVSENGREILLYRVARGETCILTTACLMTRADYSAEGIAESDVEAVAVAAQPFHALLARSAVFRDFVFASFGTRLTGLMMLVEEVAFGRIDLRLARLLLDRGGAAGGLDMTHQALAAELGTAREVVSRQLKEFERRGLVALTRGHIAVCDAGALAALAENGRHGP, encoded by the coding sequence ATGGTGGCGGGGGACGATACCGGCTGGCTGGCGGCCTTTCCGCCGCTGACGGCGCTGGAGCCGGAGGCGCTCGGTCTTCTGCGCGCCCAGGCCCGGCGCATGGTTGTTTCCCGTGGAACAGTGGTGTTCACCCCCGGCGCCCTGTGCCGGCATTTCATGCTGGTGCTGGACGGCGCCATCCGCGTGCAGATGGTGTCGGAGAACGGGCGGGAGATCCTGCTGTACCGGGTGGCGCGGGGCGAGACCTGCATCCTGACCACCGCCTGCCTGATGACGCGGGCCGATTACAGCGCCGAGGGCATCGCCGAGTCGGATGTGGAGGCGGTGGCGGTGGCCGCCCAGCCGTTTCACGCCCTGCTGGCCCGCTCCGCCGTGTTCCGCGATTTCGTCTTCGCCTCCTTCGGCACGCGGCTCACCGGGCTGATGATGCTGGTGGAGGAGGTGGCGTTCGGGCGCATCGACCTGCGGCTGGCCCGGCTGCTGCTGGACCGCGGCGGTGCGGCGGGTGGGCTGGACATGACCCATCAGGCCCTGGCCGCCGAACTGGGCACCGCGCGCGAGGTGGTCAGCCGCCAGTTGAAGGAGTTCGAGCGCCGCGGGCTGGTGGCCCTGACCCGCGGCCACATCGCCGTGTGCGATGCCGGCGCGCTGGCCGCCCTGGCCGAGAACGGGCGCCACGGCCCGTAA
- a CDS encoding NUDIX domain-containing protein → MTDTSSPLAPAAGSDAPRTVAGIRRLVWLALRLAWHGRALWHRIARPLTMGVRAVILDGPEDARRILLIRHSYIGGWHLPGGGVNRGETVADAVRREVREEVGLSVDGPVRLLGVYARFAAGASDHVSVFVAEGWSGTLAADGVEIVEARFFPLAALPADVTRGTRRRLGELAGAPRAEEW, encoded by the coding sequence ATGACCGATACCAGCAGCCCCCTGGCTCCCGCCGCCGGATCCGATGCACCCCGGACCGTTGCGGGGATTCGGCGGCTGGTGTGGCTGGCGTTGCGGCTGGCGTGGCACGGGCGGGCGCTGTGGCACCGCATCGCCCGGCCCCTGACCATGGGGGTGCGCGCCGTCATCCTGGACGGGCCGGAGGACGCGCGGCGCATCCTGCTGATCCGCCACAGCTACATCGGTGGCTGGCATCTGCCCGGCGGTGGGGTGAACCGCGGCGAGACCGTGGCGGATGCCGTGCGGCGCGAGGTGCGGGAGGAGGTGGGGCTGAGCGTGGACGGCCCCGTCCGTCTGCTGGGTGTCTATGCCCGTTTCGCCGCCGGGGCCAGCGACCATGTGAGCGTGTTCGTGGCCGAGGGATGGAGCGGAACCCTCGCCGCCGACGGGGTGGAAATCGTCGAGGCGCGCTTCTTCCCCCTGGCCGCCCTGCCGGCGGACGTCACGCGGGGAACCCGCCGCCGGCTTGGCGAACTGGCGGGTGCACCGCGGGCGGAGGAGTGGTAG
- a CDS encoding class I SAM-dependent methyltransferase, translating into MSGYVHGYSGREAERLADQAAILEALIHDGLSFPPGTHVLEAGCGTGRQTAALLARHPGIRITALDIDAGQLAAARAACPGPRVTWIHGDLRTAPLADAGFDHGFVCFVLEHLADPAAALGVLRRAVRPGGRVTVVEGDHGSFRTVPETAAGRAAWDALVAAQRRLGGNPDIGRRLHGLLTAAGFSDVRVEPRTVFADAGAPALRDGFTRRIIVPMVAGAVDGAAHAQGLADLAAASSGPDGVTTYTFYRAVGRVPE; encoded by the coding sequence ATGAGCGGCTATGTCCACGGCTATTCGGGGCGGGAGGCGGAACGGCTGGCCGATCAGGCGGCGATCCTGGAAGCCCTGATCCACGACGGCCTGTCCTTTCCCCCCGGCACCCATGTGCTGGAGGCCGGGTGCGGCACCGGGCGCCAGACGGCGGCGCTGCTGGCCCGCCATCCCGGCATCCGCATCACGGCGCTCGACATCGACGCCGGCCAGCTTGCGGCGGCGCGGGCGGCCTGTCCGGGGCCGCGGGTGACGTGGATTCACGGCGACCTGCGCACGGCCCCCCTGGCGGACGCGGGCTTCGATCACGGTTTCGTGTGCTTCGTGCTGGAGCATCTGGCCGACCCGGCGGCGGCGCTGGGCGTCCTGCGCCGCGCCGTCCGGCCCGGCGGCAGGGTGACGGTGGTGGAGGGGGACCACGGTTCCTTCCGCACCGTGCCGGAAACCGCGGCGGGGCGGGCGGCGTGGGATGCGCTGGTGGCGGCGCAACGGCGGCTGGGCGGCAACCCCGACATCGGGCGGCGGCTGCACGGGCTGCTGACCGCCGCCGGTTTCAGCGATGTGCGGGTGGAGCCGCGCACGGTGTTCGCCGACGCCGGGGCACCGGCGTTGCGGGATGGGTTCACCCGGCGCATCATCGTGCCCATGGTGGCCGGTGCGGTGGACGGGGCGGCACACGCCCAGGGGCTGGCCGATCTCGCCGCGGCGTCGTCGGGGCCGGACGGGGTGACCACCTACACCTTCTACCGGGCGGTGGGGCGGGTGCCGGAATGA
- the mrdA gene encoding penicillin-binding protein 2 produces the protein MIPGDRDTDRYRLLTRRMLVLGGMKLGLLSTLAGRLYYLQVVESQKYTMQAEENRISLRLVAPSRGPIVDRFGVPLAVNQQNYRVVLVAERSRNLNDTLDKISQIVPLTDADRRRVMREIHRKRRFVPVTVRENLTWEQVATIEINTPDLPGVAIEVGESRLYPEADATAHILGYVGAVSEAELAHGDPVLSLPGFRIGKSGMEKYHEKALRGVAGTSQLEVNAVGRVIRELSRDEGQPGREVQLTLDIGLQRFVQHRLSEEKSAACVVMDVNTGGIYALCSHPSYDPNQFATGISAELWEDLLSNPTTPLSNKAVAGQYAPGSTYKMVVALAALESGLINSRHTVFCPGYMDLGDHRFHCWKKGGHGTLDVVGALRHSCDTYFYDLARRLGPDRIAEIANRFGLGKSLGLDLPHERPGLIPTREWKQAALGASWQQGETLVASIGQGYVLTTPLQLAVMTARLANGGYSVKPHLTKQIKGMATEQTSWPPVGVKKENLDLVLRGMAEVVNNPIGTAYKARIMEPGFEMAGKTGTAQVRRITMAERSTGVKKNEDLPWRERDHALFVAYAPLHAPRYACSVLVEHGGGGSTVAGPIARDILLECQKRDPGRATVANIPAPGGVQRGG, from the coding sequence ATGATCCCCGGCGACCGCGATACGGACCGTTACCGTCTGCTCACCCGCCGGATGCTGGTCCTGGGGGGGATGAAGCTGGGGCTGCTGTCCACGCTGGCGGGGCGGCTCTATTATCTTCAGGTGGTGGAATCCCAGAAATACACCATGCAGGCGGAAGAGAACCGCATCAGCCTGCGGCTGGTGGCGCCGTCGCGCGGCCCCATCGTGGACCGTTTCGGCGTGCCGCTGGCGGTGAACCAGCAGAACTACCGCGTGGTGCTGGTGGCCGAACGGTCGCGGAACCTGAACGACACGCTGGACAAGATCTCCCAGATCGTGCCGCTGACCGACGCCGACCGGCGGCGCGTGATGCGCGAGATCCACCGCAAGCGCCGCTTCGTCCCCGTCACCGTGCGCGAGAACCTGACCTGGGAGCAGGTCGCCACCATCGAGATCAACACCCCCGATCTGCCCGGTGTCGCCATCGAGGTGGGCGAAAGCCGCCTGTACCCCGAGGCCGACGCCACCGCCCACATCCTGGGCTATGTGGGGGCGGTGTCGGAAGCCGAACTGGCCCACGGCGACCCGGTGCTGTCGCTGCCGGGATTCCGCATCGGCAAGAGCGGGATGGAGAAGTATCACGAAAAGGCCCTGCGCGGCGTCGCCGGCACCAGCCAGCTGGAGGTCAACGCCGTGGGCCGCGTGATCCGCGAGTTGTCCCGCGACGAGGGGCAGCCGGGCCGCGAGGTGCAGCTCACCCTGGACATCGGCCTGCAGCGCTTCGTCCAGCACCGCCTGTCGGAGGAGAAGAGCGCGGCGTGCGTGGTGATGGACGTCAACACCGGCGGCATCTATGCCCTGTGCTCCCACCCGTCCTACGACCCCAACCAGTTCGCCACCGGCATCAGCGCGGAATTGTGGGAGGATCTGCTGTCCAACCCCACCACGCCCCTGTCCAACAAGGCGGTGGCGGGGCAGTACGCGCCGGGATCGACCTACAAGATGGTGGTGGCGCTGGCGGCCCTGGAGTCGGGCCTGATCAACAGCCGCCACACCGTGTTCTGCCCCGGCTACATGGATCTGGGCGACCACCGCTTCCATTGCTGGAAGAAGGGGGGGCACGGCACGCTGGACGTGGTGGGGGCGCTGCGCCATTCCTGCGACACCTACTTCTACGATCTGGCCCGGCGGCTGGGGCCGGACCGCATCGCCGAAATCGCCAACCGCTTCGGGCTGGGCAAGTCGCTGGGCCTGGACCTGCCCCACGAGCGCCCCGGCCTGATCCCCACCCGCGAATGGAAGCAGGCGGCCTTGGGCGCCTCCTGGCAGCAGGGGGAAACGCTGGTGGCCTCCATCGGCCAGGGCTATGTGCTGACGACGCCGCTGCAATTGGCGGTGATGACGGCCCGGCTGGCCAACGGCGGCTACAGCGTCAAGCCGCACCTGACCAAGCAGATCAAGGGGATGGCGACGGAGCAGACGAGCTGGCCGCCGGTGGGGGTGAAGAAGGAGAACCTGGATCTGGTCCTGCGCGGCATGGCCGAGGTGGTCAACAACCCCATCGGCACCGCCTACAAGGCCCGCATCATGGAGCCGGGGTTCGAGATGGCCGGCAAGACCGGCACCGCCCAGGTCCGCCGCATCACCATGGCCGAGCGCAGCACCGGCGTGAAGAAGAACGAGGATCTGCCGTGGCGGGAGCGCGACCACGCGCTGTTCGTCGCCTATGCCCCGCTGCACGCGCCGCGCTACGCCTGTTCGGTGCTGGTGGAGCATGGCGGCGGCGGCTCGACCGTGGCCGGCCCCATCGCCCGCGACATCCTGCTGGAATGCCAGAAGCGCGACCCCGGCCGCGCCACTGTCGCCAACATCCCCGCACCCGGTGGTGTGCAGCGGGGCGGCTGA
- a CDS encoding rod shape-determining protein produces MLSKLLGILSADMAIDLGTANTLVYVKGRGIVLNEPSVVAIANVRGKKQVLAVGDEAKMMLGRTPGNIQAIRPLRDGVIADFEVAEEMIKHFIRKVHNRRSFASPQVIICVPSGSTAVERRAIQESAEAAGARRVFLIEEPMAAAIGAGLPVTEPTGSMVVDIGGGTTEVAVLSLGGIVYSRSVRVGGDKMDEAIIGYIRRTHNLLVGEGSAERIKKEIGSACPPEDGEGRILEIKGRDLMNGVPKELIISERQIAESLAEPVSAIVEAVKVALEHTAPELAADIVDKGIVLTGGGALLGNLDFVLRHATGLPVSIADDPLSCVALGTGRALEEMKTLRNVLVSAY; encoded by the coding sequence ATGCTTTCCAAACTCCTCGGCATCCTTTCGGCCGACATGGCGATCGACCTGGGCACGGCGAACACGCTCGTGTACGTGAAGGGCCGCGGCATCGTGCTGAACGAACCCTCCGTGGTTGCCATCGCCAACGTGCGCGGCAAGAAGCAGGTGCTGGCCGTCGGTGACGAGGCCAAGATGATGCTGGGCCGCACGCCCGGCAACATCCAGGCCATCCGCCCCTTGCGCGACGGCGTGATCGCCGACTTCGAGGTGGCGGAGGAGATGATCAAGCATTTCATCCGCAAGGTTCACAACCGCCGCAGCTTCGCCAGCCCGCAGGTGATCATCTGCGTGCCCTCCGGCTCCACCGCCGTCGAGCGCCGCGCGATCCAGGAATCGGCGGAGGCCGCGGGCGCCCGCCGGGTCTTCCTGATCGAGGAACCCATGGCGGCGGCCATCGGCGCCGGTCTGCCGGTGACCGAGCCCACCGGGTCCATGGTGGTCGATATCGGCGGCGGCACCACCGAGGTGGCGGTCCTGTCGCTGGGCGGCATCGTCTATTCCCGCTCGGTGCGGGTCGGCGGCGACAAGATGGACGAGGCCATCATCGGCTACATCCGCCGCACCCACAACCTGCTGGTCGGCGAAGGTTCCGCCGAGCGGATCAAGAAGGAAATCGGCTCCGCCTGCCCGCCGGAAGACGGGGAGGGCCGCATCCTGGAGATCAAGGGCCGCGACCTGATGAACGGCGTGCCCAAGGAGCTGATCATCTCCGAACGCCAGATCGCCGAGTCCCTGGCCGAACCCGTGTCGGCCATCGTCGAAGCGGTCAAGGTGGCGCTGGAGCACACCGCCCCCGAACTGGCCGCCGACATCGTGGACAAGGGCATCGTGCTGACCGGCGGCGGCGCGCTGCTGGGCAACCTGGATTTCGTGCTGCGCCATGCCACCGGCCTGCCGGTGTCCATCGCCGACGACCCGCTGTCGTGCGTGGCGCTCGGCACCGGCCGGGCGCTTGAGGAGATGAAGACCCTGCGCAACGTTCTGGTCAGCGCCTATTAA
- the mreD gene encoding rod shape-determining protein MreD, protein MTLTFWQRIDKAGRNLTPFAITVMLGLLGMVPLRLPSFAEVAPSLTLMAVYYWSIHRPDLLRPSAVFAIGVLQDLLSGAPLGLHGLILVLVQGTVLSQRRFFLASTFLLMWVGFAMVVFGAAFTEWLVFCALNTTLMPFRALFFQALLTLAVFPLFAWVFIRIHRAFLQG, encoded by the coding sequence ATGACCCTGACCTTCTGGCAGCGCATCGACAAGGCCGGACGGAATCTCACCCCCTTTGCCATCACCGTCATGCTGGGGCTGCTGGGCATGGTGCCGCTGCGCCTGCCGTCGTTCGCCGAGGTGGCGCCGTCGCTGACGCTGATGGCCGTTTATTACTGGTCGATCCACCGCCCCGACCTGCTGCGGCCCAGTGCGGTGTTCGCCATCGGGGTGCTGCAGGATCTGCTGTCGGGGGCGCCCCTGGGGCTGCACGGGCTGATCCTGGTGCTGGTGCAGGGAACGGTGCTGAGCCAGCGCCGCTTCTTCCTGGCCAGCACCTTCCTGCTGATGTGGGTGGGGTTCGCCATGGTGGTGTTCGGGGCCGCGTTCACCGAATGGCTGGTGTTCTGCGCGCTCAACACCACATTGATGCCGTTTCGGGCATTGTTCTTTCAGGCCCTGCTGACCCTGGCGGTGTTTCCGCTGTTCGCCTGGGTGTTCATCCGCATTCACAGGGCGTTTCTGCAAGGGTAG
- a CDS encoding TIGR00645 family protein: protein MIERRFEQVIFASRWLLAPFYLGLVIALGMLLVKFAQELFHVLPHVLDMAEKDMILMILTLIDLSLAGNLLLMVIFSGYENFVSKMDVADHVDRPDWMGKVDFSGLKLKLIASIVAISGIHLLKSFMNLKNTPQDELMWLVIIHMTFVVSGVLLALMDRLSEAGHAHKTAAKDH from the coding sequence ATGATCGAACGCCGTTTTGAACAGGTCATTTTCGCCAGCCGCTGGCTGCTGGCCCCGTTTTATCTGGGGCTGGTGATCGCGCTGGGCATGCTGCTGGTCAAGTTCGCCCAGGAGCTGTTCCACGTCCTTCCCCATGTGCTGGACATGGCGGAAAAGGACATGATCCTGATGATCCTGACGCTGATCGACCTGTCGCTGGCCGGAAACCTGCTGCTGATGGTGATTTTTTCCGGCTATGAGAATTTCGTCTCCAAGATGGACGTGGCCGACCACGTGGACCGCCCCGACTGGATGGGCAAGGTGGACTTCAGCGGGCTGAAGCTGAAGCTGATCGCCTCCATCGTCGCCATTTCCGGTATCCACCTGCTGAAATCCTTCATGAACCTCAAGAACACCCCCCAGGACGAGCTGATGTGGCTGGTGATCATCCACATGACGTTCGTGGTGTCGGGGGTTCTGCTGGCGCTGATGGACCGGCTGAGCGAGGCCGGACACGCCCACAAGACGGCCGCCAAGGACCATTGA
- a CDS encoding phosphatidylinositol-specific phospholipase C domain-containing protein codes for MASKESWLDIKNNTNQAFTIKVEDVDSYDWDKQDRPDVNFQNVTIQPGDSNKQREELNKWANSANFNLTLFFAGGQSITFHVDQYEIYNGGGKNPKNLKVTGNNADLFTVEQKLDTSSHVNHLTVSYTPYTADGHCWMKSIKGSLPISGFTIPGTCSSAAYVDQAGAYRSQNRNILEQLNEGVRYFDLDAVQRYGKIFIVYGPNGDVRSKGALFREIFNTLSDFVRNNPTETVIVSAHDASPAADNTDFGKVATAFLNEYGSRIYHGDVIPTLDSVRSKIVIVRRFKWNSVYGINMFDNWPVDGTGMIKYSGTNRLTQNIQIQNHYTATPFSHKYSDVQYLFDLALDYHGPFYLNVTSVSPSAANNNLAAYAANMNRDLLAYFTNLEKGKNVGTVLVNFITANLAKEMIKKSAK; via the coding sequence ATGGCAAGCAAAGAATCGTGGCTCGATATTAAAAACAATACCAATCAGGCGTTTACTATTAAAGTTGAGGACGTTGACAGTTATGACTGGGACAAGCAGGACCGGCCCGATGTCAATTTCCAAAATGTGACCATTCAGCCTGGGGATTCGAACAAGCAGCGCGAAGAGTTGAACAAGTGGGCGAATAGCGCAAACTTCAACCTAACCCTGTTTTTCGCGGGTGGTCAAAGCATTACATTCCATGTGGATCAATACGAAATTTATAATGGTGGCGGAAAAAACCCCAAGAATTTGAAGGTCACGGGGAACAACGCCGATCTTTTCACCGTTGAACAGAAGCTCGATACCTCCAGCCACGTCAATCATCTGACGGTCAGCTACACGCCGTACACCGCCGATGGCCATTGCTGGATGAAATCGATCAAGGGGTCGCTTCCGATTTCTGGCTTTACCATTCCCGGCACCTGTTCCAGCGCCGCCTATGTCGATCAGGCCGGCGCCTACAGAAGCCAGAATCGCAACATCCTTGAGCAGTTGAACGAAGGCGTCCGGTATTTCGATCTGGATGCGGTGCAGCGGTACGGCAAGATTTTCATCGTCTACGGCCCGAACGGCGATGTTCGGTCCAAGGGCGCCCTGTTCCGGGAAATCTTCAATACCCTGAGTGATTTCGTCCGGAACAACCCGACCGAAACCGTCATCGTGTCGGCTCATGATGCCAGCCCGGCGGCGGACAACACCGATTTCGGTAAGGTCGCCACCGCGTTCCTGAACGAGTATGGCAGCCGGATCTACCACGGTGATGTCATCCCCACGCTGGACAGCGTGCGGAGCAAGATCGTGATTGTCCGCCGCTTCAAATGGAACAGTGTCTACGGCATCAACATGTTCGATAATTGGCCTGTTGATGGGACCGGAATGATAAAATATAGCGGGACAAATCGTCTTACTCAGAATATCCAAATTCAAAATCACTATACGGCAACACCTTTCAGTCATAAATACTCTGATGTGCAATATCTCTTCGATCTTGCTCTTGATTATCATGGCCCATTCTATTTGAATGTGACCTCGGTAAGTCCGTCAGCGGCAAACAATAATTTGGCAGCCTACGCAGCAAATATGAATCGGGACTTGCTGGCGTACTTCACGAATCTGGAAAAAGGGAAAAATGTCGGCACGGTTCTGGTGAATTTCATCACCGCCAATCTGGCAAAGGAAATGATTAAGAAATCCGCGAAATAA